In Vanessa cardui chromosome 9, ilVanCard2.1, whole genome shotgun sequence, the DNA window tttgtttttgACGCATTGAATAATCTGGATAGTTTCGTTTGCTATCGCTGCTGACGCGTCTGTAAGTCCTTCAGTAACACAAGTAACGACGATGTCTAGACCGTTGTCGACAGCGGTTCTAACTTCAAAAGCctacaataaaagtaataattaaaaaatataaataatactttaaaatatataattttgtgtataaCCTTTTGCGAAACATTCCAAGTTGCGACATCAATGTCTGCAAGGATTTCTTCTTTCACGTTATTCAAACATTGATCACTGTTCTCTTCACATGCTTCTAagctcgtttttattttattttgaactgaatttaaaaatatcgaatcGTCGATATTTGAATTGTGCGATATCTCTATGTTGGCCATCAGCTGCATATTATTTGATATGCAAGttgtaacattaataaatatttccttcaataACGTTTCTATCGCGTTTTTATTTTCCTGTAAATAAAGTAcgtataaattattagtttcaATCGTCAGTCCGGTCGTAATTATGCGATAACTTCATTCGCGTGTGACTTCATTCCGATGGACATGAAAGTGCAATGTTTTGAGTAGATAATTTCCGGAAATAAACCTTAACTTCTAGGATGTTAAAACATGAATGCTACTCCAGATATATTCTGTAACTTGATTGTTTTCTATTAGTCTAAAAGGCACCTAATTTCTTTTGAATCCGTTTgtatatttcatgaaattcaatTGTTGCGCGAAAATTGATAAGTATTTGTAAAGTGTAAAATTAATAGTATCTTACCTTAACACATTTTTTCACATTTTCGCCCGTAGTAATAGCTTGTTCAATTATATTCTTCAATTCCTCTTTTAAGTTTTCAAATTTCTTTTCAAAAACTTTTGCAATcacttgaattttattttttattttgagcaCATATTCCTTGATATtctgttttgtattatttgtaatatcctTGAAAGCCTCCCAGGCCCTGactattttagattttattctGCTCCATATATCTGATAAATCTCTCTGAATTCTAGAATGCTGGATGTCTATATCCAAAATTTCAAGAGAATCTTTAAAAGCAATgacattgttttgtaatttgcTTTGAAAGGagtgctataaaaataaaatctcgtTTAAgctcaaaaaaaatattttcttttattgagtgctttagaaaataataaatacctgACACCCTGCAAGCAACACTAAGGTAATTAATAAACTGTTTCGCATGATGTTCTTAGCTACAAAAAGTATGTagttctaaattattttcacatttattgtCCTTATATATCCAGTCAGGATATTTCAAGTACTACTTTGGGAAAATATTTGCGCAGTTTTGTTTCAAGGATAAAAGTATCTATATTTGTCACAATCATTAATTAAGTGTCAGGTTACTAAACtttgttgtattgtttgttgtttgatATCACAGTttgtattatagtatttatcACAGCGACGTGTTTTTAAGGACACGCTTGCCTCTTTTTAAAAGATTGCAACTAATTTCTCtatctttaaaaagtatatgagTCTATAGCTTATCGAAATAACTCCTGagcatttttttcataatgtttAGTTACGTCATGAGCCGCGAAATAAGCCTTTCTTAatctctataaaataaaatatgaaccaATATGAagctgtattttttatattatatttctatatttataggttatgtTTAGCGGTCgtgcatttgggccacctgattgtaattGGTCTGCCCACAGAAAccggtaatttaaaaaatatacccattccttacatcgctaatgcaccataggaactaagatgttatgtctctatTGTGTCATTGATTCATTCAACTGCTTGCAAGTGAGTGGTAACTACACACAGCCATACTACCAAGTATCTATAAATTATGTAGAAAAGATTTTCTACATAATTTTTCATGaatattactattaatgttGTCGCTATGGTTTTTGAAGtagacaacattataaaaaaaagaaatcattggATAGAATTTAACCTCGCGCTCGGCAGTATGTGCTGGAACCGGGAACATTGTGATATCTTTAAGtttcattactgtatctctttatttattctttgcttaatttgaataaagaagaacgttattaattaatatcaagagttatctttcaacaattaattaacaaaaaaaactttagcttatattaataataatatatttttattaatgttatgtattttcTGTAGCTATCTTTGTtttgctgtattttatttttttaaagtttaacatatattgttacttaaattttgcaattaattaaattaatataatataaataagtaaaagtgaacacttatttatcttttataaataagttatgaGGCAACAATGACAGAGCATTTTTAGAAGATTATGCGAACATATTCTGGTGGTAGATAAGTGGACTCTGATCTCACATTTTCCCCCCTCTAACCACAAAGGAAGCGTGTATTATGCAAAAATAGCTTACTTAGCTTAAAGGCGAtctagtaaaaaattaaaaataattaattaatagtaaatttatttgaatgccAATTGTGTACGTGAGAAATTTTGTCACCAAATGTATTTTGGTTTATTGAGAAGAGTTATTTCCAGATAATGAGGAGAAAATTGAAGATGCAGAACAAGTTCCAATTTCCATGACGATCTTTGCCGAATTGACACCAGCTTCAACGAACTTGGTACCTGCGCATACTTCAAAGGCAGCTGGTAATGTTGAGAAACCTAAATTGATGCGAGAAATCTGAAATACCAGGAAATAATTTAGTGACAAAAAGCAAcaaacagatttattatatctaatataGATATTACTTATGATGTCTTATTAATAGCTTGTGATGTCAAGAAAAAAACGAACATTGTGGGCCATTTTGTGCATGTCTTATGACCTAAGAGTAGTTAGCTGTTGTATCTGCCTTCATATCATAAAACATCACATcaccttttttatgatataggtagacTGATAAAGCAAATGGGCAACCTATCCTAACTTATATAAATCAGTGATCACTACCGTCCATTGACAAAaccgctataagaaatattaaccatttctaacATCCCCAGTACCTAAGCCACCCACCATTAGAACTatgaagttatgtcccttgtgactgtagttactcTGGGT includes these proteins:
- the LOC124532571 gene encoding uncharacterized protein LOC124532571; the encoded protein is MRNSLLITLVLLAGCQHSFQSKLQNNVIAFKDSLEILDIDIQHSRIQRDLSDIWSRIKSKIVRAWEAFKDITNNTKQNIKEYVLKIKNKIQVIAKVFEKKFENLKEELKNIIEQAITTGENVKKCVKENKNAIETLLKEIFINVTTCISNNMQLMANIEISHNSNIDDSIFLNSVQNKIKTSLEACEENSDQCLNNVKEEILADIDVATWNVSQKAFEVRTAVDNGLDIVVTCVTEGLTDASAAIANETIQIIQCVKNKE